In Vibrio gallicus, a single window of DNA contains:
- a CDS encoding VirK/YbjX family protein, whose amino-acid sequence MLDIEQQHTTSATELANLSYPSQKSLKGLWLKSRFFVLSKVYRSTFNRISTLTENALFRHAVMQKPRLLEKALKPYLYVDIPASVRMQHIEENFGFLNQTFGKNIEQAFVSGGQVLLNLTDSKEQEYKVVLFDGEMREGSLGLRLVNHLDQAIYSITFNLTTTPEKTIHIGALKGPSDEVEDRNQVIKTLTRSFHGLRPKALMVELALFFGRSLGYNKAVGVSNKGHIYQALRYKGSKAKAVTFNYDELWEEYGATRVDNYRYEIPTVPERKDPSTLEKRNKRRLYTKRYAWLDELETQLSNKVETLKSTTSEF is encoded by the coding sequence ATGCTAGATATAGAGCAACAACACACCACTTCAGCTACCGAATTGGCAAACCTCTCTTATCCTTCTCAAAAAAGCTTAAAGGGCCTGTGGCTTAAATCTCGCTTTTTTGTGCTAAGTAAGGTGTATCGCTCTACGTTTAACCGCATCAGCACCCTAACTGAAAATGCATTATTCCGTCATGCGGTAATGCAAAAGCCTCGCCTGTTAGAAAAGGCACTCAAGCCGTATCTGTATGTTGATATCCCAGCATCGGTACGCATGCAGCATATTGAAGAAAACTTTGGCTTTTTAAATCAGACATTTGGTAAGAACATTGAACAAGCTTTTGTAAGCGGTGGGCAGGTTTTATTGAACCTTACTGATTCTAAAGAGCAAGAGTATAAAGTGGTACTTTTTGATGGTGAAATGCGCGAAGGTTCTCTTGGTCTTCGATTGGTAAACCATCTTGATCAAGCCATCTATTCCATTACCTTTAACCTGACTACAACTCCAGAAAAGACCATCCATATTGGTGCTTTAAAGGGGCCGAGTGATGAAGTTGAAGACCGTAATCAGGTAATCAAGACCTTAACCCGTTCATTCCATGGCTTAAGACCTAAAGCGTTAATGGTGGAGTTGGCGTTATTCTTTGGACGCTCTCTAGGCTACAACAAAGCCGTTGGTGTTTCGAATAAAGGTCATATCTATCAAGCACTTCGTTACAAAGGCTCAAAAGCAAAAGCGGTGACCTTCAATTATGACGAATTATGGGAAGAGTATGGCGCAACACGCGTGGACAATTATCGCTATGAAATTCCAACCGTGCCAGAACGCAAAGACCCATCAACGCTAGAAAAGCGCAATAAGCGCCGTTTATATACAAAACGCTACGCGTGGTTAGATGAATTAGAAACCCAACTTTCCAATAAAGTAGAAACGTTAAAAAGCACCACAAGCGAGTTTTAA
- a CDS encoding DHH family phosphoesterase encodes MHYDVFNGDADGICSLLQLRLVKPQIGTLVTGIKRDIQLLKQVPTSATSVTALDISLEKNLADTRRLLEHNCTIFYCDHHRAPIIPSDTNLTALINTEPTTCTSLLINQHLNSEQVIWAIVGAFGDNLMTQGNELAAQQGFSPQQTQFLKQLGTLINYNGYGATLDDLHYHPAELYHALYNAQNPFQLQADNDSAFYALEHGFNQDRDQAKAVAPYHDTPNVEVYTLPNAPWARRISGTFANQKANQNPAKAIAILSHNPDNQTYTVSVRSPLNNRTGADEVCIQFATGGGRKAAAGINALPKQILPEFITAMEEQF; translated from the coding sequence TTGCATTATGATGTGTTCAATGGCGATGCAGATGGTATCTGCTCGTTGTTACAATTGCGTTTAGTTAAGCCGCAAATCGGCACTTTAGTCACTGGGATAAAGCGAGACATCCAGCTTCTCAAGCAAGTGCCGACCAGCGCAACTAGCGTCACTGCATTAGATATCTCGTTAGAAAAAAACCTAGCTGATACACGCCGGTTACTAGAACATAACTGTACAATTTTTTATTGTGATCATCACCGCGCGCCAATCATCCCAAGCGATACTAACTTAACCGCGCTAATCAATACCGAGCCAACGACTTGTACCAGCCTATTGATTAATCAACACTTAAATAGTGAGCAAGTGATTTGGGCCATTGTCGGAGCATTTGGAGATAACCTAATGACGCAAGGCAACGAACTTGCCGCGCAACAAGGTTTCAGCCCACAACAAACGCAGTTCCTTAAACAACTTGGCACCCTTATCAACTACAACGGTTATGGCGCCACGCTCGATGACCTGCACTATCATCCAGCTGAGCTTTATCACGCTCTTTATAACGCCCAAAACCCGTTTCAATTGCAAGCCGACAACGACAGCGCATTTTATGCCCTAGAACACGGCTTTAACCAAGACAGGGATCAAGCCAAGGCTGTTGCACCTTATCATGACACCCCCAACGTTGAGGTTTACACCCTACCAAATGCGCCATGGGCAAGACGCATCAGTGGCACATTTGCCAACCAAAAAGCGAACCAAAACCCAGCAAAAGCCATAGCGATACTGTCACACAACCCCGACAACCAAACATACACCGTAAGCGTCCGCAGCCCACTCAACAACCGCACCGGCGCTGATGAAGTCTGCATTCAATTTGCAACCGGCGGCGGCAGAAAAGCAGCCGCCGGTATTAACGCACTACCAAAGCAAATATTGCCAGAATTTATAACCGCAATGGAAGAACAGTTCTAG
- a CDS encoding GIY-YIG nuclease family protein codes for MKTSGKMAAGGTSVQELQNHSEQKALFINAYSASRQPVVYVIASKDQTFLHVASSSNLQTSIWERKVKAEQCQGMAFLVQDLVYFEAVADIRSAQKRVKEILNWPEKEIRELVESLNPNWDDLFHYF; via the coding sequence ATGAAAACATCAGGAAAAATGGCAGCTGGTGGCACAAGCGTGCAAGAACTGCAAAATCATTCGGAACAAAAAGCACTATTTATCAATGCCTATTCAGCCAGCCGGCAACCGGTGGTCTACGTCATAGCCTCAAAAGACCAAACCTTTTTGCATGTCGCATCAAGTTCTAATCTACAAACCTCAATCTGGGAAAGAAAGGTCAAAGCCGAGCAGTGCCAAGGCATGGCCTTTTTGGTGCAAGACCTCGTCTATTTCGAAGCGGTTGCAGATATTCGCAGTGCTCAAAAAAGAGTAAAAGAAATCCTTAACTGGCCAGAGAAAGAGATCCGAGAATTAGTCGAATCCCTGAACCCGAACTGGGATGATTTGTTTCATTATTTTTAG
- a CDS encoding L-serine ammonia-lyase has translation MYSIFDIYKIGVGPSSSHTNGPMLAGFHFAQLIQEFVADVTRIQVDLYGSLSLTGRGHHTDRASILGLLGNRPDTIKISSANAEMRKAIKDGKLNLSGKNLINFNYDSDILFHAENLTMHENGMTISAFNAAGERVGFETYYSIGGGFIATEYELQHGKASSEVEVEFPFSSAEQMLTAAEDNGLSLGGMVLRNELSFRSQAEIDAKAEQIWKVMNYCMERGFETEGILEGGLNVTRRAPNLLKKLEANAAIENDPMEILDWINLFAFAVSEENAAGGQVVTSPTNGAAGVIPAVLTYYHRFIRELDLKQLKDFMAVSGAIGILYKTNASISGAEVGCQGEVGVSSSMAAAGLTALRGGSNEQICIAAEIAMEHSLGMTCDPIGGLVQVPCIERNAMGAMKALTASRMALKRSSKCLISLDNVIDTMYVTGKDMNKKYRETSLGGLAMIHLAPPCE, from the coding sequence ATGTATTCAATTTTTGATATTTATAAAATAGGCGTCGGTCCATCAAGCTCTCATACCAATGGCCCAATGCTAGCTGGTTTTCACTTTGCTCAGCTGATTCAAGAATTCGTTGCGGATGTAACGCGTATACAGGTTGATCTATATGGCTCGCTATCTCTAACGGGTAGAGGTCACCATACCGATCGCGCTTCAATACTGGGGCTGCTTGGTAATCGCCCTGATACCATCAAGATATCCAGCGCCAACGCTGAAATGCGTAAAGCGATTAAAGATGGAAAGCTTAATCTCTCTGGCAAAAACCTGATTAATTTCAACTACGATTCTGACATTCTATTTCACGCAGAAAACCTGACCATGCATGAGAATGGCATGACGATTTCGGCGTTCAATGCCGCAGGTGAGCGTGTTGGGTTTGAAACCTATTATTCTATTGGTGGTGGATTTATTGCTACCGAATATGAATTACAACATGGTAAAGCAAGCTCCGAGGTTGAGGTCGAGTTTCCATTTTCCAGTGCAGAACAAATGCTTACTGCTGCCGAGGATAACGGCCTTAGCCTAGGCGGAATGGTACTGCGTAATGAACTTTCTTTTAGGTCTCAAGCAGAAATAGATGCTAAAGCGGAACAAATCTGGAAAGTGATGAACTATTGCATGGAGCGCGGATTTGAGACTGAAGGTATTCTAGAAGGCGGGCTCAATGTCACACGCCGAGCACCTAACCTATTGAAAAAGTTAGAAGCTAATGCTGCAATCGAGAATGATCCAATGGAGATTTTGGATTGGATAAACCTATTCGCGTTTGCAGTTAGTGAAGAGAATGCAGCAGGCGGACAAGTTGTCACCTCTCCTACTAACGGTGCGGCAGGTGTCATTCCGGCAGTGCTTACCTATTACCATAGGTTTATTCGAGAGCTGGATCTTAAACAACTTAAAGATTTTATGGCTGTATCTGGCGCAATTGGCATTTTATATAAAACCAACGCTTCGATCTCTGGGGCTGAAGTTGGCTGCCAAGGAGAAGTTGGGGTCTCATCATCCATGGCCGCAGCTGGCCTCACCGCTCTGCGCGGCGGAAGCAACGAGCAGATCTGTATTGCTGCTGAAATCGCGATGGAACACTCTCTTGGTATGACGTGCGACCCTATCGGCGGCCTAGTACAAGTTCCATGCATCGAACGTAACGCGATGGGCGCAATGAAGGCACTCACCGCCTCACGCATGGCGTTAAAGCGCTCAAGTAAGTGCCTGATATCTTTAGATAATGTAATTGATACCATGTATGTGACTGGTAAAGATATGAACAAGAAATACCGTGAAACATCACTAGGCGGCCTTGCCATGATCCACCTTGCACCACCATGCGAATAA
- a CDS encoding GIY-YIG nuclease family protein: protein MQKQPCVYILASLNRSTLYVGVTSNLPARMWQHKHKVVDGFTARYHVNRLVYFEMHSLMEEAILREKQIKKWRREWKDKLIETSNPGWLDITSEL from the coding sequence ATGCAAAAGCAACCCTGTGTATACATCCTAGCATCACTTAATCGTTCAACTCTCTATGTTGGAGTTACGTCGAATTTGCCTGCGAGAATGTGGCAGCATAAACACAAAGTCGTTGACGGATTCACAGCGCGATACCACGTGAATCGTTTAGTGTATTTTGAAATGCATTCGTTGATGGAAGAGGCAATTCTACGAGAGAAGCAGATAAAGAAATGGCGTCGAGAATGGAAAGATAAGCTGATTGAGACAAGTAATCCGGGTTGGTTGGATATTACTAGTGAGCTTTGA